The Thalassotalea agarivorans region TGAGCAGTTATATCAACTAGTATTACACGAATGAAACTTTCTATTGGTTTAATCGCTTTTTTTCCGCTTTCAATGGGTGATTTTTTAACAAATGTCAGTAAAATAAGGCGGACTTTTAACCACTATGTATAGCAATTGAATAAAAGTGTATTGCATCGTGCGATAGCCTTGCTGGCACGAAGAGAACATGGCGAAAAAGAATTATCGCGCAAACTCCAACAAAAAGGGTTTGAAGCAGATGATATTCGCGAAGTAATGACATTTTTATTAGACAACGATTATCAATCAGATATTCGTTATGCAGACAGCGTTTTTAGAAGCCGCATTAGCAAAGGCTATGGTTGGCTATACATTAAACAAGAGCTTGCTCAAAAAGGCATTGCAACGGCAATTGTTAGTGGATTAAATACAGAACAAATAGATTGGTATGATCAAGCGCAACTAGCGTATAATAAGCGTTTTGGGGATAGCCCCGTGCTTGATCAAAAAGACAAAGCCAAACGTGTTCGCTTTTTACAGGGGCGAGGTTTTGACTTTGATCAAATTATGGCAGTGATTAAATAAACATTAATTGGAAAATTTCATGATCAGAAGTAGTGCTGAAATTCGTCAGGCT contains the following coding sequences:
- a CDS encoding regulatory protein RecX; this encodes MNKSVLHRAIALLARREHGEKELSRKLQQKGFEADDIREVMTFLLDNDYQSDIRYADSVFRSRISKGYGWLYIKQELAQKGIATAIVSGLNTEQIDWYDQAQLAYNKRFGDSPVLDQKDKAKRVRFLQGRGFDFDQIMAVIK